The region ACATTCTCACAGTCGCGAAAACCCATGGTGCGCTCACCATGGTCCATGCCGAAAACAATGACATGGTCAAATGGATGAACAAGCGGTTGGCAGCGGCCAGCCTTTCGACACCGAGATATCATGCCATCAGCCGTCCGGAACTGGCGGAAGAGGAAGCGATCAACCGCGCCGTCTCGCTGGCAAAATTGGTCGATGCCGCACTCTTTATCGTCCATGTCTCAACGGCTGGCGGTGCCGCCCTTGTCCAGCGTGAAAAGCTTGCCGGCACGAAACTGTTTGCCGAGACCTGCCCGCAATATCTGGCTTTGACCCGTAAAGACCTCGATCGCCCGGGCATGGAAGGCGCAAAATATATCTGCTCGCCGCCGGTTCGCGATGCGGAAACGCAGGCAGCACTCTGGAGGCACGTACAGTCCGGCACGTTCGATAGCGTGTCCTCCGACCACGCGCCTTATCGCATGGATGCATCGGGCAAGTTTGCCAATGGTGCACACGCACCCTATCCGAAGATTTCGAGCGGCATGCCCGGCATCGCCATGCGCCTGCCCTATCTGTTCTCCGAGGGTGTCGCAAAGGGGCGCATCACGCTCCAGCAATTCGTCGCTCTTTCGAGCACCAACGCGGCCAAGACGTTTGGCGTGCCGAGGAAAGGTGCGATCGCGCCCGGATATGACGCCGACATTGCCATATGGGATCCGGAAGCCCGTCGCACAGCAACGCTTGCCCACCAACATGACAATATGGACTATACACCCTTCGAGGGCATGGAGATCGAAGGGTGGCCGGTTCTGACCATCAACCGTGGTGATGTCATCGTCGAGAACGGAGAACTGAAGGCAATGCGCGGTCGTGGACGCTTCATCGCCCGCAATCCCGTCGATCTGACGGGCAAGCCCGGTCATCGCGCCAAAGAGCTTGATCCGGCGCAGAATTTCGGTGCGGTGATTGCACCATGAACACGATTGGACCAATCCTCGTCATCAATCCGAACAGTTCGGAAAGCGTCACCGAAGGCCTGCGTGAGGCGGTTGCCGGCATGCAGTTTCCCGGCGGCCCTATGATAGAATGCGTCACCATCAAGGACGGGCCGCCCGGCGTCGTCACCCAGCGCCATGTCGATGAGGCTTCGCTTCGCACGGCAGACCTGATCGAAAGCCGGTCGGATGCTTCGGCCTATGTGCTTGCCTGTTATTCGCAGCCCGGCCTCGATCTCGCGCGCTCGATCACGACCAAGCCCGTCTATGGCATTCAGGATGCCGGAGTTTTGACTGCGCTGGCGCTGGCCGACCTTTTTGGCGTCATTGCCGTTGCAGAAGGCTCCATCGCGCGCCATCTCCGCAATCTTCGCCGCCTCGGTGTCGATGGCAGGCTTGCGGGCGAGGTCGCACTCGAGGGTTCGATCAGCGTCGCGGAAAGCGGGCATGGAGACAAGAGCTTTGCGGCACTGCTGAAGGCCGGCGCACAACTGCGGCGGATGGGTGCCGGAGCCGTCGTGCTCGGCTGCGCTGGGATGTCCGGCCACCGCAGCAGGCTGGAAAAAGAGCTTGAGATCCGCATTATTGACCCGACACAGGCGGCCGTCGCCATGGCGCTCGGCGCGCTTTTGACCATACAGCCATGACCGAGAACGAGCAAAAGCCGGATATCTCGCTGCGCCTCCTCGAAATCTTCGGTGCGATGATGCGTTGCGAGACAACCGTCGAGGCCGCCGAGCAGCTCGGTATCTCCCAGCCCGCAGTGTCGAACGGCATCCGTCAACTCGA is a window of Agrobacterium vaccinii DNA encoding:
- the hydA gene encoding dihydropyrimidinase → MTEFDTVIHGGRIATASDVFEADIGIIDGRIAAISEKICGGERRIDATGKLVVPGGIEAHAHIAQESSSGLMSADDYYSGSVSAAFGGNSSFIPFAAQHRGQSIADVIATYDTRAAPQSVLDYSYHLIISDPSDAVLEELPGVFARGITSFKVFMTYDLMKIGDGGMLDILTVAKTHGALTMVHAENNDMVKWMNKRLAAASLSTPRYHAISRPELAEEEAINRAVSLAKLVDAALFIVHVSTAGGAALVQREKLAGTKLFAETCPQYLALTRKDLDRPGMEGAKYICSPPVRDAETQAALWRHVQSGTFDSVSSDHAPYRMDASGKFANGAHAPYPKISSGMPGIAMRLPYLFSEGVAKGRITLQQFVALSSTNAAKTFGVPRKGAIAPGYDADIAIWDPEARRTATLAHQHDNMDYTPFEGMEIEGWPVLTINRGDVIVENGELKAMRGRGRFIARNPVDLTGKPGHRAKELDPAQNFGAVIAP
- a CDS encoding aspartate/glutamate racemase family protein, with amino-acid sequence MNTIGPILVINPNSSESVTEGLREAVAGMQFPGGPMIECVTIKDGPPGVVTQRHVDEASLRTADLIESRSDASAYVLACYSQPGLDLARSITTKPVYGIQDAGVLTALALADLFGVIAVAEGSIARHLRNLRRLGVDGRLAGEVALEGSISVAESGHGDKSFAALLKAGAQLRRMGAGAVVLGCAGMSGHRSRLEKELEIRIIDPTQAAVAMALGALLTIQP